The Primulina eburnea isolate SZY01 chromosome 8, ASM2296580v1, whole genome shotgun sequence genome contains a region encoding:
- the LOC140839099 gene encoding probable cytokinin riboside 5'-monophosphate phosphoribohydrolase LOGL10, with amino-acid sequence MSTSTVSKIKNICVFCGFSAGKDSIYEEVAENLGITLAKKKIHLVYGGGEVGLMGKVAKAAHAGGSEVLGIIPITLANLTGPTIGEEMKVDNMYERITQMIEHSDAFIALPGGFGTLEKIFHIICWAQLNIHNKPIGLLNVNNYYDKLLSFLDDVVEQGFISLALRRMLVSATSEGELIDLLQGFSHEPDPSSSQLNWPTSKSFLRVSKIMITQARKFKWR; translated from the exons ATGTCAACGTCCACGGTAAGTAAaatcaaaaatatttgtgtattttgtggattTAGTGCAGGAAAAGATTCAATTTATGAAGAAGTAGCAGAAAATCTTGGAATAACACTTGCTAAAAAAAAGATTCATTTGGTATATGGTGGTGGTGAAGTTGGCCTCATGGGAAAAGTTGCAAAAGCTGCGCATGCAGGTGGAAGTGAAGTTTTAGGCATTATTCCGATTACCTTAGCCAATCTTACAGGACCAACAATAGGAGAAGAAATGAAAGTGGACAACATGTATGAACGAattactcaaatgattgaacattCAGATGCTTTCATTGCTTTGCCAGGAGGTTTCGGTACTTtggaaaaaatatttcatattatttgttgggcacaattaaatatccacaaTAAGCCAATTGGTTTGTTAAATGTTAACAATTATTATGATAAACTGTTATCGTTTCTTGATGATGTTGTGGAACAGGGATTTATTTCATTAGCTTTGCGAAGGATGTTAGTTTCTGCTACAAGTGAAGGTGAACTTATTGATTTACTGCAAGGATTTAGTCATGAACCAGATCCATCCTCATCTCAACTTaattggccaacatccaaga gttttcTACGTGTtagtaaaataatgataactcaagctagaaaattcaaatggaggTGA